CCCATTCCCCATTCCCCATTCCCCATTCCCTATTCCCCATTCCCCATTCCCTATTCCCCATTCCCCATTCCCTATTCCCCATTATTCCACCTTCTCCACATTCCCCCCCTTCACCCAGGCATCCTGAGAGCCAATGCGGACTTTATCCCAAACCTGATCTTCACTCTCTCCGATCACATACAAGGTTTCGTTGTATCCCACTCCACCAATGGAGTTGGCTTCATAAGTGGGAGCATCCCGCAAGATTAAACCATCGGGCCAAGTGACTCTCGCTTTATACGCTCCTTCTGGTAGTTCCGGTTCTTTCGGTTTTTGGGCTTCAGCAGGAGTCGAAAGGGGTGCAGAAGCCGGTTTAGCCTCTTCTGCCTCTGGAAATTCGGGTTTGGGAGGGTCGATGGTCATCTTAGCCATAAAATAACGGGCGGTGGCTAATCCACCAACTAACATGAGGGCGATCGCCAACGTCACCCCGAAGATCACTTGAAAGAATCCAGAAACTAATCTACCAACCATAAGAATAAGTCTTGAAAAAGAATAAGAACTACAACGGAGGAGTTAAACCACTCGAACGAGATGCGAGTCGGGCTTTTCCAGATGCTGCCCAAGATTGTAACAATTCAATTTGTTCTTGGGCAGTGCGAGCTAAGGGGACAATTTGACTAGCTGCCTCTAGAATATCATCGGTGGTAAAATCCCGATTTTGACTAAAGCCAATGTGCATGGCTTCGACAATCATTTGTTCAATTTCTGCCCCGGAAAAATCGGGAGTTTCATAGGCAAGACGCTTTAAGTCGTAACTTCTCAGACTTTGGGGACGCAACCGGGAGAGATGGACTTCAAAAATCGCTTGTCGTTCCTCTTGGGTGGGCAGTCCGACGAAAAAGATTTCGTCAAAGCGCCCTTTGCGTAACAGTTCTGGGGGTAAGCTTTGGATATTGTTGGCGGTGGCAACGACAAAAACCGGTGATGTTTTTTCCGCTAACCAGGTGACAAAGGTTCCGAATACTCGGTTGGTTGTGCCCGCATCTCCCCGCGATCCCATGCCGCTAAAGGCTTTGTCAATTTCGTCAATCCACAAAATACAAGGGGCGAGGGCTTCGGCGAGTTGAACCATTTGCCGGGTTCTCGATTCTGATTCTCCCACGAGTCCGGCAAATAGTCGCCCCACATCAAGGCGTAGGAGAGGAAGATGCCAATGGTGGGCGATCGCCTTTGCCGTCAGTGATTTCCCGGTTCCCTGAATGCCCACCAGCATCAAGCCACGGGGATGGGGCAGTCCGTAGGCTCTGGCTTGATCGGAAAAAGCGCCGCCGCGCCGCAAGAGCCAGTCTTTGAGGTTTTCTAAGCCGCCAATGTCGGAGATTTGTTCTTGAGCGGGATAAAAGTCTAGGATTTGGGTTTGGCGAATGGTTTGCCGTTTTTCTTCTAAAATCAGTTCTACATCTTCCGGGCGCAGTTGCCCATGGGTGGCGATCGCCTTTCCCAATACCCGGCGAATACGCTCTAGGGACAAACCTTGACAACAGCGAACCATTTCCTCTAGAACTTCGCGATCGATCGCTTGCCCTAACCCA
The window above is part of the Roseofilum capinflatum BLCC-M114 genome. Proteins encoded here:
- a CDS encoding SH3 domain-containing protein; this translates as MVGRLVSGFFQVIFGVTLAIALMLVGGLATARYFMAKMTIDPPKPEFPEAEEAKPASAPLSTPAEAQKPKEPELPEGAYKARVTWPDGLILRDAPTYEANSIGGVGYNETLYVIGESEDQVWDKVRIGSQDAWVKGGNVEKVE
- a CDS encoding AAA family ATPase, with the protein product MSFKEEFELLLRSRYPIIYIPTAEEERVEKAIAESAKDLGSRGVYTWDFVDGYQGNPNDNGFGRRNPLQALEFVHKVPPTAAGIFVLRDFQRFLDDISISRKLRNLARSLKSEAKNLVILAPEITIPTDLTEVITILEFPLPQSGDIREEVTRLLTGLGQAIDREVLEEMVRCCQGLSLERIRRVLGKAIATHGQLRPEDVELILEEKRQTIRQTQILDFYPAQEQISDIGGLENLKDWLLRRGGAFSDQARAYGLPHPRGLMLVGIQGTGKSLTAKAIAHHWHLPLLRLDVGRLFAGLVGESESRTRQMVQLAEALAPCILWIDEIDKAFSGMGSRGDAGTTNRVFGTFVTWLAEKTSPVFVVATANNIQSLPPELLRKGRFDEIFFVGLPTQEERQAIFEVHLSRLRPQSLRSYDLKRLAYETPDFSGAEIEQMIVEAMHIGFSQNRDFTTDDILEAASQIVPLARTAQEQIELLQSWAASGKARLASRSSGLTPPL